One stretch of Castor canadensis chromosome 14, mCasCan1.hap1v2, whole genome shotgun sequence DNA includes these proteins:
- the Mfsd12 gene encoding major facilitator superfamily domain-containing protein 12 isoform X1, protein MGPGPRSAGAGTSPQPLSLAARLSYAVGHFLNDLCASMWFTYLLLYLHSVRAYSSRGAGLLLLLGQVADGLCTPLVGYEADRAAGHCARYGPRKAWHLVGTICVLLSFPFIFSPCLGCGPATPEWAALLYYGPFIVIFQFGWAATQIAHLSLIPVLVTSDHEKVELTALRYAFTVVANIAVFGAAWLLLHLQGSSRAGPAQGSNVGDQLGVQDVPVFRTLSLLVVGVGVVFSLLFHLGTREGRRQRIEEPDEHSPLVAPAARPLLLWKHWLREPAFYQVGVLYMTTRLMVNLSQTYMATYLTHSLHLPKKFIATIPLVMYLSGFCSSFLMKPVNRRIGRNLTYFVGLLVVLAFAAWVALAERLGTAVYAAAALLGAGCATILVTSLAMTADLIGPHTYSGAFVYGAMSFSDKVANGLAVMAVQSLHPCPSDLCCTACVGFYHWVMVTVTGGVGIAAALALCSLFIWPIRVRTRDPGDRP, encoded by the exons ATGGGCCCGGGGCCCCGGTCGGCCGGAGCGGGGACATCCCCGCAGCCACTGTCCCTGGCAGCGCGGCTCAGCTACGCCGTCGGCCACTTCCTCAACGACCTGTGCGCGTCCATGTGGTTCACCTACCTGCTGCTCTACCTGCACTCGGTGCGCGCCTACAGCTCCCGCGGCGCCGGCCTGCTACTCCTGCTCGGCCAGGTGGCCGACGGGCTGTGCACGCCACTCGTGGGCTACGAGGCCGATCGCGCCGCCGGCCACTGCGCCCGCTACGGCCCGCGCAAGGCCTGGCACCTGGTCG GCACCATCTGTGTCCTGCTGTCCTTCCCGTTCATCTTCAGCCCATGCCTGGGTTGCGGGCCGGCCACGCCAGAGTGGGCCGCCCTGCTCTACTACGGGCCCTTCATCGTCATCTTCCAGTTTGGCTGGGCTGCCACGCAGATCGCCCACCTGAGCCTCATCCCGGTGCTGGTCACCAGTGACCACGAGAAGGTGGAGCTTACAGCCCTCAG GTATGCCTTCACCGTGGTGGCAAACATCGCTGTCTTTGGTGCCGCCTGGCTCCTCCTGCACCTGCAGGGCTCCTCCCGAGCAGGGCCCGCTCAGGGCAGCAACGTGGGTGACCAGCTGGGGGTCCAGGATGTGCCGGTGTTCCGG ACCCTGTCCCTGTTGGTGGTGGGCGTGGGTGTCGTCTTCTCGCTGCTGTTCCATCTGGGCACCAGGGAGGGGCGCCGGCAGCGCATAGAGGAGCCGGATGAACACAGTCCCCTGGTGGCCCCGGCCGCCAGGCCTCTGCTGCTCTGGAAACATTGGCTTCGTGAGCCGGCTTTCTACCAG GTGGGCGTGCTGTACATGACCACCAGGCTCATGGTGAACCTGTCGCAGACCTACATGGCCACGTACCTCACCCACTCCCTGCACCTGCCCAAG AAGTTCATTGCCACCATCCCCTTAGTGATGTACCTCAGCGGCTTCTGCTCATCCTTCCTCATGAAGCCAGTCAACAGACGCATTGGGAGGAAC CTGACATATTTCGTGGGGCTCCTGGTGGTCCTGGCCTTTGCCGCCTGGGTGGCGCTGGCGGAGAGGCTGGGCACGGCTGTGTACGCAGCTGCTGCGCTACTGGGCGCGGGTTGTGCCACAATCCTTGTTACCTCGCTGGCCATGACTGCTGACCTCATTGGCCCCCACACG TATAGTGGAGCCTTCGTGTATGGTGCCATGAGTTTCTCTGATAAAGTGGCCAACGGGCTGGCAGTCATGGCCGTGCAGAGCCTACACCCTTGCCC TTCGGACCTCTGCTGCACAGCCTGCGTGGGCTTCTACCACTGGGTGATGGTGACCGTGACGGGTGGCGTGGGCATTGCTGCTGCCCTGGCGCTCTGCAGCCTGTTCATCTGGCCCATTCGCGTTCGCACTC GGGACCCTGGAGACCGGCCCTGA
- the Mfsd12 gene encoding major facilitator superfamily domain-containing protein 12 isoform X2: MGPGPRSAGAGTSPQPLSLAARLSYAVGHFLNDLCASMWFTYLLLYLHSVRAYSSRGAGLLLLLGQVADGLCTPLVGYEADRAAGHCARYGPRKAWHLVGTICVLLSFPFIFSPCLGCGPATPEWAALLYYGPFIVIFQFGWAATQIAHLSLIPVLVTSDHEKVELTALRYAFTVVANIAVFGAAWLLLHLQGSSRAGPAQGSNVGDQLGVQDVPVFRTLSLLVVGVGVVFSLLFHLGTREGRRQRIEEPDEHSPLVAPAARPLLLWKHWLREPAFYQVGVLYMTTRLMVNLSQTYMATYLTHSLHLPKKFIATIPLVMYLSGFCSSFLMKPVNRRIGRNFGPLLHSLRGLLPLGDGDRDGWRGHCCCPGALQPVHLAHSRSHSGPWRPALTPRPPAAVPWTLFTYFAPRPPRSPHPASRRILPWLGIGGCGRGQRREQTPLGWCPLMKLTSGGGGVPPD; encoded by the exons ATGGGCCCGGGGCCCCGGTCGGCCGGAGCGGGGACATCCCCGCAGCCACTGTCCCTGGCAGCGCGGCTCAGCTACGCCGTCGGCCACTTCCTCAACGACCTGTGCGCGTCCATGTGGTTCACCTACCTGCTGCTCTACCTGCACTCGGTGCGCGCCTACAGCTCCCGCGGCGCCGGCCTGCTACTCCTGCTCGGCCAGGTGGCCGACGGGCTGTGCACGCCACTCGTGGGCTACGAGGCCGATCGCGCCGCCGGCCACTGCGCCCGCTACGGCCCGCGCAAGGCCTGGCACCTGGTCG GCACCATCTGTGTCCTGCTGTCCTTCCCGTTCATCTTCAGCCCATGCCTGGGTTGCGGGCCGGCCACGCCAGAGTGGGCCGCCCTGCTCTACTACGGGCCCTTCATCGTCATCTTCCAGTTTGGCTGGGCTGCCACGCAGATCGCCCACCTGAGCCTCATCCCGGTGCTGGTCACCAGTGACCACGAGAAGGTGGAGCTTACAGCCCTCAG GTATGCCTTCACCGTGGTGGCAAACATCGCTGTCTTTGGTGCCGCCTGGCTCCTCCTGCACCTGCAGGGCTCCTCCCGAGCAGGGCCCGCTCAGGGCAGCAACGTGGGTGACCAGCTGGGGGTCCAGGATGTGCCGGTGTTCCGG ACCCTGTCCCTGTTGGTGGTGGGCGTGGGTGTCGTCTTCTCGCTGCTGTTCCATCTGGGCACCAGGGAGGGGCGCCGGCAGCGCATAGAGGAGCCGGATGAACACAGTCCCCTGGTGGCCCCGGCCGCCAGGCCTCTGCTGCTCTGGAAACATTGGCTTCGTGAGCCGGCTTTCTACCAG GTGGGCGTGCTGTACATGACCACCAGGCTCATGGTGAACCTGTCGCAGACCTACATGGCCACGTACCTCACCCACTCCCTGCACCTGCCCAAG AAGTTCATTGCCACCATCCCCTTAGTGATGTACCTCAGCGGCTTCTGCTCATCCTTCCTCATGAAGCCAGTCAACAGACGCATTGGGAGGAAC TTCGGACCTCTGCTGCACAGCCTGCGTGGGCTTCTACCACTGGGTGATGGTGACCGTGACGGGTGGCGTGGGCATTGCTGCTGCCCTGGCGCTCTGCAGCCTGTTCATCTGGCCCATTCGCGTTCGCACTC GGGACCCTGGAGACCGGCCCTGACCCCGCGGCCTCCTGCAGCCGTGCCATGGACATTGTTTACATACTTTGCCCCCCGACCCCCCAGGAGCCCGCACCCCGCTTCCCGCCGGATCCTCCCCTGGCTCGGAATCGGTGGATGCGGGCGCGGGCAACGGAGGGAACAGACACCGCTGGGCTGGTGTCCCCTGATGAAGTTGACATCCGGGGGAGGAGGGGTTCCCCCGGACTAA
- the Tektip1 gene encoding tektin bundle-interacting protein 1, producing MLGEAPHPWRPHSTPQPGRREGAVRVGPWTDQPPASCQDTMGGWPLLLSTMTLVAFWAGASGDTEADMQTLRREVRPYIPSGTLELDFPASPYSNDYVSLEGPRWTPAIKQATRWKDTPMGRDAAGQLWYTGLTNSDPREAWYNLPRALDSPYREAYVRWHGCYDNRQRSLPPAYTQHLRETAWHDPVVPAQYRSPHTRWGSVLWKDRPFRGKEYVLNRNRFGAEPPWRACDYVPYLSAPQRPRYIMQSPRQWGQEPCCASPCLRARRERSPTFR from the exons ATGTTGGGAGAGGCTCCCCACCCCTGGAGGCCCCACTCCACCCCACAaccagggaggagggagggcgCAGTCAGGGTGGGGCCCTGGACTGACCAGCCGCCTGCCAGTTGCCAGGACACCATGGGTGGGTGGCCATTGTTGCTGTCAACAATGACCCTAGTGGCTTTCTGGGCAGGAGCCTCAGGGGACACAGAGGCAGACATGCAGACCCTAAGGCGGGAGGTCCGGCCCTACATCCCTTCGGGCACCCTTGAACTTGACTTCCCGGCCTCTCCCTACAG CAATGACTATGTTTCCCTGGAGGGGCCCCGCTGGACACCGGCCATCAAGCAGGCCACGCGCTGGAAGGACACGCCCATGGGACGGGATGCGGCCGGCCAGCTGTGGTACACGGGCCTGACCAACTCGGACCCCCGCGAAGCCTGGTACAACCTCCCCCGGGCCCTGGACAGCCCCTACCGCGAGGCCTACGTCCGCTGGCACGGCTGCTACGACAACCGGCAGCGGAGCCTGCCCCCCG CCTACACGCAGCACCTGCGGGAGACGGCCTGGCACGACCCCGTCGTTCCCGCGCAGTACCGGAGCCCGCACACCCGCTGGGGAAGCGTGCTGTGGAAGGACAGGCCCTTCCGGGGCAAGGAGTACG TGCTCAACAGGAACCGGTTCGGGGCGGAGCCGCCGTGGCGGGCGTGCGACTACGTGCCGTACCTGTCGGCGCCGCAGCGACCGCGCTACATCATGCAGAGCCCCCGGCAGTGGGGCCAGGAGCCCTGCTGCGCGTCCCCGTGCCTGCGGGCCCGGCGCGAGCGCTCGCCCACGTTTCGATAA
- the Fzr1 gene encoding fizzy-related protein homolog, which yields MDQDYERRLLRQIVIQNENTMPCVSEMRRTLTPANSPVSSPSKHGDRFIPSRAGANWSVNFHRINENEKSPSQNRKAKDATSDNGKDGLAYSALLKNELLGAGIEKVQDPQTEDRRLQPSTPERKGLFTYSLSTKRSSPDDGNDVSPYSLSPVSNKSQKLLRSPRKPTRKISKIPFKVLDAPELQDDFYLNLVDWSSLNVLSVGLGTCVYLWSACTSQVTRLCDLSVEGDSVTSVGWSERGNLVAVGTHKGFVQIWDAAAGKKLSMLEGHTARVGALAWNADQLSSGSRDRMILQRDIRTPPLQSERRLQGHRQEVCGLKWSTDHQLLASGGNDNKLLVWNHSSLSPVQQYTEHLAAVKAIAWSPHQHGLLASGGGTADRCIRFWNTLTGQPLQCIDTGSQVCNLAWSKHANELVSTHGYSQNQILVWKYPSLTQVAKLTGHSYRVLYLAMSPDGEAIVTGAGDETLRFWNVFSKTRSTKESVSVLNLFTRIR from the exons ATGGACCAAGACTACGAGCGACGGCTGCTGCGCCAGATCGTCATCCAGAATGAGAACACGATGCCGTGT GTCTCAGAGATGCGGCGGACCCTGACACCAGCCAACTCCCCAGTGTCCTCCCCCAGCAAGCATGGGGACCGCTTCATCCCCTCTCGAGCCGGGGCCAACTGGAGTGTGAACTTCCACAGGATCAAT GAAAATGAGAAATCACCTAGCCAGAACCGGAAAGCCAAGGACGCCACTTCAGACAACGGCAAAG ATGGCCTGGCCTACTCCGCCCTGCTGAAGAATGAGCTGCTGGGTGCCGGCATTGAGAAGGTGCAGGACCCACAGACCGAGGACCGCCGGCTGCAGCCCTCCACGCCCGAGAGGAAGGGCCTCTTCACG TATTCCCTCAGCACCAAGCGCTCAAGCCCCGATGATGGCAATGACGTGTCCCCATACTCCTTGTCCCCTGTCAGCAACAAGAG TCAGAAGCTGCTGCGCTCCCCACGGAAACCCACACGCAAGATCTCCAAAATCCCCTTCAAGGTGCTGGATGCGCCCGAGCTGCAGGACGACTTCTACCTGAACCTGGTGGACTGGTCATCCCTCAACGTGCTCAGTGTGGGGCTGGGCACCTGTGTGTACCTGTGGAGCGCATGCACCAGCCAG GTGACCCGGCTCTGCGACCTCTCTGTGGAAGGGGACTCTGTGACCTCTGTGGGCTGGTCTGAGCGA GGAAACCTGGTAGCTGTTGGCACACACAAGGGCTTTGTGCAGATCTGGGATGCGGCTGCGGGGAAGAAGTTGTCCATGCTGGAAGGTCACACGGCGCGTGTTG GGGCACTGGCCTGGAATGCTGACCAGCTCTCATCGGGTAGCCGGGACCGCATGATCCTGCAGAGGGACATCCGCACCCCACCCCTGCAGTCGGAGCGGCGGCTTCAGGGCCACCGGCAGGAGGTCTGTGGCCTCAAGTGGTCCACGGACCACCAGCTCCTCGCCTCTGGGGGCAATGACAACAAG CTGCTGGTCTGGAACCATTCAAGCCTGAGCCCCGTGCAGCAGTACACAGAGCACCTGGCAGCCGTGAAGGCCATCGCCTGGTCCCCTCACCAGCACGGCTTGCTGGCATCGGGCGGCGGCACAGCAGACCGCTGCATCCGCTTCTGGAACACACTCACTGGCCAGCCGCTGCAGTGCATCGACACGGGCTCCCAAGTGTGCAACTTGGCCTGGTCCAAGCACGCCAACGAGCTG GTGAGCACACATGGCTACTCGCAGAACCAGATCCTCGTGTGGAAATACCCATCCCTCACCCAGGTGGCCAAGCTCACTGGGCACTCGTACCGCGTCCTCTACCTG GCAATGTCCCCTGATGGGGAGGCCATTGTCACTGGTGCTGGAGATGAAACCTTGAGGTTCTGGAACGTCTTCAGCAAAACCCGCTCAACAAAG GAGTCCGTGTCGGTGCTTAATCTCTTCACCCGGATCCGGTAG